The Hoplias malabaricus isolate fHopMal1 chromosome 9, fHopMal1.hap1, whole genome shotgun sequence genome contains a region encoding:
- the LOC136707305 gene encoding uncharacterized protein KIAA0040 homolog yields the protein MKEQIINFFNDLWEMARSKHNEGIYNSVCLVVLLALPLIVLFTSLVVCCHCCCCHHGKVCCCRRGGTTVSGNSSEKKKKKKSKKNGGQAEDDLWISVKTDPMTPDRMALSMV from the coding sequence ATGAAGGAGCAAATCATAAATTTTTTCAATGACTTGTGGGAGATGGCCAGGTCCAAACACAACGAAGGCATCTACAACTCGGTGTGTCTGGTGGTGCTGCTCGCTCTTCCTCTCATTGTTCTCTTCACCTCACTGGTGGTGTGCtgccactgctgctgctgtcacCATGGCAAGGTGTGCTGTTGCCGCAGGGGTGGTACTACCGTCTCAGGCAACTCGtcggaaaagaagaaaaagaagaagagcaAGAAGAACGGCGGACAGGCAGAGGACGACCTGTGGATATCTGTCAAAACTGACCCCATGACTCCAGACAGAATGGCCCTGAGCATGGTCTAA